One segment of Segatella copri DNA contains the following:
- the susD gene encoding starch-binding outer membrane lipoprotein SusD, giving the protein MKKLFITTAMASMLCMGFVSCADELNIKSIDPQSSPTYTAEGLLAKQYATLGLTGQKGPAGSADLSGDEGESGFIRTVFNLQELMTDEILWAWQDNEGIAAITHMNWDKSNARVNWAYQRLIFDITLYNQFISEQTGKMSEDKIAEVRFLRALNYYYFLDLYRKAPFKETFDSNLPIEKSGKDLYEWLDNELTTIEPMMAEVGAYNNSENFGRADRGAAYALHARLALNSAVYTDGQVKDYQKAIDYCDKIINSKKYDLSRKAKNGYSGYQQLFMGDNDYNPEARQEIIFAVRQDGLKTRQYGGSTYLVAACTKAGMPSASTADPWKCIFAREDLVKKFFPNKDIPMATTDDVLTDATKDQIIAKDNEKGIGTDAVIAKAKDDRALLYMGVGGCESGKVRTLNPGDAITDPLNGAAIVKWSNFHADGTAQHDQNFSDTDIPLFRLAEIYLTRAEAKFRLNGSQEGLADIQLVQDRAHRDLKATSVDEQTLIDEWGREFFMEGRRRSDLVRFGLFTGSKYLWSFKGGVPNGAGIESHFDIYPIPGNETKNNPNMTQNPKY; this is encoded by the coding sequence ATGAAAAAACTATTTATAACGACTGCAATGGCAAGTATGTTGTGCATGGGCTTTGTCTCATGCGCAGACGAACTGAATATCAAGTCCATTGATCCACAGTCTTCCCCAACATATACTGCGGAGGGCCTCTTGGCTAAACAGTATGCAACCCTCGGTCTTACAGGTCAGAAAGGTCCTGCAGGTTCAGCAGACTTGAGTGGAGACGAGGGTGAGAGCGGATTTATCCGTACCGTCTTCAACTTGCAAGAATTAATGACAGACGAAATTTTGTGGGCATGGCAAGACAATGAAGGTATTGCCGCTATTACCCACATGAACTGGGATAAGAGTAATGCACGAGTAAACTGGGCATACCAGCGATTAATTTTCGACATCACCCTGTACAACCAGTTTATTTCCGAGCAGACAGGTAAGATGAGCGAAGATAAGATTGCAGAAGTCCGCTTCCTCCGTGCACTGAACTACTATTATTTCCTCGACCTGTATCGCAAGGCTCCTTTCAAGGAAACCTTCGACAGCAATCTCCCTATTGAGAAGAGCGGCAAGGATCTCTACGAGTGGCTTGACAACGAGTTGACTACCATCGAGCCTATGATGGCAGAGGTGGGGGCTTATAATAACAGTGAGAATTTCGGACGAGCCGACCGTGGTGCAGCTTATGCCCTCCATGCTCGTTTGGCACTTAACTCAGCTGTTTATACAGATGGTCAGGTTAAGGACTACCAGAAGGCTATCGATTATTGCGACAAGATTATCAATAGCAAAAAATACGACCTTTCTCGAAAAGCAAAGAATGGCTACAGCGGTTACCAGCAGTTGTTCATGGGCGACAATGATTACAATCCTGAGGCTAGGCAGGAAATCATCTTTGCTGTTCGTCAGGATGGTTTGAAGACTCGCCAGTATGGCGGTTCTACTTATCTCGTAGCAGCCTGCACCAAAGCTGGCATGCCATCAGCAAGTACCGCTGACCCTTGGAAATGTATCTTTGCACGCGAAGATTTGGTTAAGAAGTTCTTCCCTAACAAAGATATTCCTATGGCAACTACAGATGATGTTTTAACTGATGCAACAAAGGATCAGATTATCGCAAAAGATAATGAGAAAGGCATCGGCACAGACGCTGTTATAGCAAAGGCAAAAGACGATCGAGCTTTGTTATACATGGGTGTAGGTGGCTGCGAAAGTGGAAAAGTTCGTACACTCAATCCAGGTGATGCTATCACAGACCCTCTGAATGGTGCGGCTATCGTAAAGTGGAGCAATTTCCACGCAGATGGTACAGCACAGCATGACCAGAACTTTTCAGACACCGACATTCCATTGTTCCGCCTGGCAGAAATCTATCTGACCCGCGCAGAGGCAAAGTTCCGTCTCAACGGCAGTCAGGAAGGTTTGGCTGACATCCAGTTGGTTCAGGACCGTGCTCACCGTGATTTAAAAGCTACATCAGTAGATGAGCAGACTCTTATAGATGAATGGGGCCGCGAGTTCTTTATGGAAGGTCGCCGTCGTTCAGACTTGGTTCGCTTTGGCTTGTTCACAGGTTCTAAGTACCTCTGGAGTTTCAAGGGTGGTGTACCTAATGGTGCAGGTATTGAATCACATTTCGATATCTACCCTATTCCAGGCAATGAGACTAAGAACAACCCTAACATGACACAGAACCCAAAATACTAA
- a CDS encoding Fic family protein, translating to MKVITVIRDNMMSAKGIMECIKLKDKSYFLDKYLYPAMKEGYV from the coding sequence ATGAAAGTAATTACTGTAATAAGAGATAACATGATGTCCGCCAAGGGGATAATGGAATGTATAAAGTTGAAAGATAAGAGTTATTTCCTTGATAAATATCTATATCCCGCAATGAAAGAAGGCTATGTTTAA
- a CDS encoding PDDEXK nuclease domain-containing protein — protein MKQEIEQKELGMGNFQGYPSLLRQIKHRVSFAQQKAMYAANEELLRMNWDIGEMLTKSQEADGWGKKTLQRLAVDLKNEYPERKGFSVRNMQCMMQFYNEYNKELTMAKVGNIPITQSMIAQLGNAPTELPIKHLSWTHNIILIQQVKNIQARYWYMIQCIIGHWQTRYLTEAIKLDYYGKHGALANNFDTTLPATEALEVKSLLKDPYIFDMLTFTDQYDERDIEIGLIKHIEKFLVEMGAGFAFMGRQYHIEVSGDDYYIDMLMYNTFLHRYLVIELKATDFMPEYIGKLNFYCSAIDDTLCREGDNKTIGLLLCKTKDRIKAEYALRDIQKPIGVSDYELGQALPKDFRSSLPSIEEIEKGLNEWNQE, from the coding sequence ATGAAACAAGAAATTGAACAAAAAGAATTAGGCATGGGAAACTTTCAAGGTTATCCGTCTTTGTTGAGACAAATCAAGCATCGTGTTTCTTTTGCCCAACAAAAAGCCATGTACGCAGCAAACGAGGAGTTGCTCCGTATGAATTGGGACATCGGTGAAATGCTTACCAAAAGCCAAGAGGCTGATGGTTGGGGCAAGAAGACTCTACAGCGCCTAGCTGTAGATCTTAAGAATGAGTATCCTGAAAGGAAAGGATTCTCCGTAAGAAACATGCAGTGCATGATGCAGTTCTATAATGAGTACAACAAGGAGTTGACCATGGCTAAAGTTGGAAATATCCCAATTACGCAATCAATGATTGCGCAATTAGGAAACGCCCCGACCGAACTACCTATCAAGCACTTATCTTGGACTCACAATATAATTCTCATACAGCAAGTAAAAAATATTCAAGCAAGATATTGGTACATGATACAATGCATTATAGGGCATTGGCAGACAAGATACTTAACAGAAGCCATCAAGCTCGATTATTATGGCAAGCATGGCGCTCTCGCCAATAACTTCGACACAACGCTCCCTGCTACAGAAGCACTAGAGGTTAAATCATTATTGAAAGACCCTTATATTTTCGACATGCTCACTTTCACCGACCAATATGACGAAAGAGACATCGAGATTGGGCTCATCAAACATATCGAAAAATTCTTGGTCGAAATGGGAGCTGGCTTCGCTTTTATGGGAAGACAATATCACATTGAAGTCTCAGGTGATGACTATTATATCGATATGCTGATGTATAACACCTTTTTGCACAGGTATTTAGTTATAGAATTGAAAGCCACTGACTTCATGCCCGAATACATCGGTAAACTCAATTTCTATTGCTCTGCCATAGATGACACGCTTTGCAGAGAAGGCGACAACAAGACTATCGGCTTGCTTCTCTGCAAGACCAAAGACAGAATAAAAGCAGAATATGCACTTCGTGATATACAGAAGCCAATTGGTGTATCTGACTATGAATTAGGTCAAGCTCTGCCGAAAGATTTTCGCAGCAGCCTTCCTTCCATTGAAGAAATCGAAAAGGGACTCAACGAATGGAATCAAGAATAA
- a CDS encoding SusC/RagA family TonB-linked outer membrane protein: MKQVKIKLPLRALTLASGLLLTVSSFAQSNAIKGHVKDASGEPIMGATITVNGKAVGITDMDGNFSVDAAPGANLTFTYLGMTPKTIKATSNMMITLVDDQKSLNEVVVIGYGRAKKNDLTGSVTAIKPDEMSKGITSSASDMLVGKIAGVDVQTGGGQPGTGAQIRIRGGASLSASNDPLYVIDGLAIDNNTNKGMSNVLAMINPNDIESFTVLKDASATAIYGSRASNGVIIITTKKGRSGQKPSVTYNGNVTLSTIQKKYDVMNASEYKQALTSLGIDTSTLGSYDTDWQNEIFRTSVSTNHNISIQGGLKNMPYRVSLGFEDNNGIVKTTWMKRFNTSVNVAPSFLDKHLNFNFTAKYMFEKDRYAKVGDAIGNALSMDPTQPVYGNGEDYKYVGGYFQYLQNKSDQISDPDWKKMAASQVTQNPVAVLDNYKCIAKSNDISGNLEVDYKIHGFEDLHLHAAIGAQYTDGKQNEDISKYSFSNNYFGYYGTDHQYKYSIEGKAFAEYAHKFGVHDIDIMAGAEQSHYHRTGYNYGSGIDEYLRDNNPQFVEADGKMNYIYSPTYQKNTMWKAHNSLVSYFGRFNYNLLDRYLLTATFRADGSSRFKKGKKWGYFPAAAFAWKINNEPFLKDAKWLDELKLRLGWGMTGQQNGIPDFYYTPVYTVSDTYAQYPFGDKYYITMRPSAYNPELTWEKTTTYNAGLDFTALNGRFGMNVDGYYRKTTDLLSTIAIAGGTNFGDQLLKNIGSLENYGVELAFDVKPIVTKDFIWDVTYNVGWNHNEITQLDAGLQDWVWTGDKVSRGNNTKIQVNKVGQPIKSFYVFQQVYDENGKPIEGLYVDRDGNGTIDDDDRYCYKSPAPDVIMGLTTKFIYKNWDFSAAFHASIGNYVYYDFLNEKAVLADLNKDNIFRNTTAEAVDLGFWGKTSKATNTSDYFVRNASYLKCTNMTLGYSFPALIKAGAEKICSGRIFFTVQNPFIISKYKGIDPEVSSGIDSNPYPRPISFQLGLNLNI, encoded by the coding sequence ATGAAGCAGGTAAAAATCAAATTGCCTCTCAGAGCATTGACCCTTGCAAGCGGTCTGCTTCTGACGGTGAGTTCCTTTGCGCAGAGTAATGCAATTAAGGGACATGTGAAGGATGCTTCTGGTGAGCCTATCATGGGTGCTACCATTACAGTTAACGGTAAGGCAGTGGGCATTACCGACATGGATGGTAACTTCTCAGTTGATGCAGCGCCAGGTGCCAATCTTACTTTCACCTATCTTGGAATGACACCAAAAACAATCAAAGCAACATCTAACATGATGATTACCTTGGTTGACGACCAGAAGTCTTTGAACGAGGTCGTTGTCATCGGTTATGGTCGTGCTAAGAAGAACGACTTGACTGGTTCTGTTACAGCTATCAAGCCAGATGAGATGTCAAAGGGTATCACAAGCAGTGCCTCTGATATGTTGGTAGGTAAGATTGCCGGTGTAGATGTACAGACTGGTGGCGGTCAGCCTGGTACCGGTGCACAGATTCGTATCCGTGGTGGTGCTTCTCTGAGTGCTTCTAATGACCCTCTCTACGTAATCGATGGTTTGGCTATTGACAACAATACCAACAAGGGTATGAGTAACGTCTTAGCCATGATTAACCCTAACGATATCGAGAGCTTCACTGTATTGAAAGATGCTTCTGCTACAGCAATTTACGGTTCCCGTGCTTCTAATGGTGTCATCATCATTACAACCAAGAAGGGACGTTCTGGTCAGAAGCCTTCTGTTACTTATAATGGCAACGTAACACTGTCAACCATCCAGAAGAAATATGATGTGATGAATGCCAGCGAGTACAAGCAGGCTCTTACCTCTCTTGGTATCGACACAAGCACATTAGGCAGTTACGATACAGACTGGCAGAATGAGATTTTCCGCACCTCTGTTTCTACTAATCACAACATTAGTATTCAGGGTGGTCTGAAGAATATGCCTTATCGCGTCAGTTTAGGTTTCGAAGACAACAATGGTATTGTCAAGACAACATGGATGAAGCGTTTCAATACATCTGTCAATGTTGCTCCTTCTTTCCTCGATAAGCACTTGAACTTCAACTTCACAGCAAAGTATATGTTCGAGAAGGACCGCTATGCAAAAGTTGGTGATGCTATCGGTAATGCATTGTCAATGGATCCTACACAGCCTGTATATGGAAATGGTGAAGACTACAAATACGTTGGTGGATATTTCCAGTACTTGCAGAACAAGAGCGACCAGATTAGCGATCCTGATTGGAAGAAGATGGCTGCCTCTCAAGTTACACAGAACCCAGTTGCAGTTCTCGACAACTACAAGTGTATAGCAAAGTCTAATGATATTTCAGGAAACCTTGAGGTAGACTACAAGATTCATGGCTTCGAAGACTTGCATTTGCATGCTGCCATCGGTGCCCAGTATACAGATGGTAAGCAGAATGAAGACATTTCCAAGTATTCCTTCTCTAACAACTATTTTGGATATTATGGCACTGACCATCAATACAAATATAGCATCGAAGGAAAAGCTTTTGCTGAATATGCACACAAGTTCGGTGTTCATGATATCGACATCATGGCAGGTGCAGAGCAGAGCCACTACCACAGAACAGGCTATAACTACGGAAGTGGTATTGATGAGTACTTGAGAGACAACAATCCTCAGTTCGTTGAAGCAGATGGTAAAATGAACTATATATATAGTCCAACGTATCAGAAGAACACCATGTGGAAGGCTCACAACTCATTGGTATCTTACTTCGGACGTTTTAATTACAACTTGTTAGATCGCTATTTGCTTACAGCAACATTCCGTGCCGATGGTTCTTCTCGTTTCAAAAAAGGCAAGAAGTGGGGTTACTTCCCTGCTGCAGCCTTTGCTTGGAAGATTAACAACGAACCTTTCTTGAAGGACGCAAAATGGCTTGATGAGTTGAAGCTCCGCTTGGGTTGGGGTATGACTGGTCAGCAGAATGGTATTCCAGACTTCTACTATACTCCTGTATATACAGTCAGCGATACTTATGCACAGTATCCATTTGGTGACAAATATTATATAACCATGCGTCCATCAGCATACAATCCTGAATTGACTTGGGAAAAGACAACAACCTACAATGCTGGTTTAGACTTCACCGCTCTCAATGGTCGTTTCGGTATGAATGTGGATGGTTACTATCGTAAGACTACCGACCTTCTGTCAACAATTGCCATCGCCGGTGGTACTAACTTTGGCGACCAGCTTCTGAAGAATATTGGTTCTTTGGAAAACTATGGTGTTGAATTGGCATTCGATGTCAAGCCTATTGTTACAAAGGACTTCATATGGGATGTAACCTACAACGTAGGATGGAACCACAACGAAATCACACAATTGGATGCAGGTTTGCAAGACTGGGTATGGACTGGAGATAAAGTATCTCGTGGTAACAACACCAAGATTCAGGTAAACAAGGTAGGCCAGCCTATCAAATCATTCTATGTTTTCCAGCAGGTTTATGATGAAAACGGCAAACCTATCGAGGGTCTGTATGTTGACCGCGACGGAAATGGTACAATCGATGATGACGACCGCTATTGCTACAAGAGCCCAGCTCCTGACGTAATCATGGGTCTCACCACCAAGTTCATCTATAAGAACTGGGACTTCAGTGCAGCATTCCATGCCTCTATCGGCAACTATGTTTACTACGATTTCTTGAACGAGAAGGCAGTTTTAGCCGACCTCAATAAAGACAACATCTTCAGAAATACTACAGCAGAAGCTGTTGATCTTGGTTTCTGGGGTAAAACCTCAAAAGCAACCAACACCAGTGACTACTTCGTACGCAATGCTTCTTACTTGAAGTGTACAAACATGACATTGGGATATAGCTTCCCTGCATTGATTAAGGCTGGTGCTGAGAAGATTTGCAGTGGTCGAATTTTCTTCACAGTTCAGAACCCATTCATCATTTCCAAGTATAAGGGTATTGACCCTGAGGTAAGCAGTGGTATCGACAGTAATCCTTACCCACGTCCAATAAGCTTCCAGCTTGGTTTGAATCTTAACATCTAA
- a CDS encoding Outer membrane protein SusF domain-containing protein, giving the protein MKKTLLYSLAVLASVTLASCNGDYDDWANPQTNPQEASAAKYGITFAAGTEAESSMPDNDGIINLVTVNSSDADVTGFTLKDLKVNGEAIKGEINGNSIQVDAKELEKILCSQNKSRASVARDINVESKVSVNLASGDAVAINTVGTTTAKLKPSPTPAIDEKGYYMLGEVNGNGWKPKEPVWMNKVSDGVYQLKVTTEKDKNYFKFYEGSKWDETGNWNVINKGVMGCEKDGSEDASGTIYYTGDSWGTPQSMVIVGTGTWIVTLDMNNLSYSVGKPILYMAGDANGWATNDYLAGEDGVKFTGYMYLNQNGFKFCTQPEWKGTNYGAAFNTAPDAANITITEPAGYYQVDVDLSEKKYELTPITSIGIIGSASPNGWESDVDMTYVPYNKDTKEVNGYWEVKNITLSAGEIKFRANDDWAISWGGELDNLTTKNGGNITVEAGTYDIKLYAWAEGFAKCVMTKK; this is encoded by the coding sequence ATGAAAAAAACATTATTATATAGCTTAGCAGTCTTGGCAAGTGTTACACTTGCCAGCTGCAACGGCGACTACGATGATTGGGCTAATCCTCAGACCAATCCACAGGAGGCCTCAGCTGCCAAATACGGAATTACTTTCGCAGCAGGTACTGAAGCTGAAAGTAGCATGCCAGACAATGACGGTATTATCAATCTCGTCACAGTCAATTCATCAGATGCCGATGTTACAGGTTTCACACTCAAAGACTTGAAAGTAAATGGCGAAGCCATTAAAGGCGAAATCAACGGTAACAGCATTCAGGTAGACGCAAAAGAATTGGAGAAGATTCTCTGCAGCCAGAACAAATCACGCGCAAGCGTTGCTCGTGACATCAACGTTGAGTCTAAGGTTTCTGTCAACTTGGCATCAGGTGATGCCGTTGCCATCAATACCGTAGGTACGACTACAGCCAAACTTAAGCCATCCCCAACTCCTGCTATCGATGAGAAAGGTTACTACATGCTCGGTGAAGTTAATGGCAATGGATGGAAGCCAAAAGAACCTGTATGGATGAACAAAGTGTCTGATGGTGTTTACCAGCTCAAGGTCACCACAGAGAAAGATAAGAACTATTTTAAGTTCTACGAAGGCAGCAAGTGGGATGAAACCGGCAACTGGAATGTCATCAACAAAGGTGTCATGGGTTGCGAGAAAGATGGTAGCGAAGATGCTTCTGGTACAATCTATTATACTGGCGACAGTTGGGGTACTCCACAGTCAATGGTTATCGTAGGTACTGGTACATGGATTGTAACTCTCGACATGAACAACCTGTCTTACTCTGTAGGCAAGCCTATCCTCTATATGGCAGGCGATGCTAATGGCTGGGCAACAAATGACTATCTCGCAGGTGAAGATGGTGTAAAATTCACTGGTTACATGTACCTGAACCAGAATGGTTTCAAGTTCTGTACTCAGCCAGAGTGGAAGGGCACCAACTATGGCGCAGCCTTCAATACTGCTCCAGATGCAGCCAACATCACTATTACAGAACCTGCAGGTTACTATCAGGTAGATGTTGATTTGTCTGAGAAGAAATACGAACTGACTCCTATTACATCTATTGGAATCATTGGTAGCGCATCACCTAATGGTTGGGAGTCAGACGTAGATATGACTTACGTTCCTTACAATAAAGATACCAAGGAAGTTAATGGCTACTGGGAAGTTAAGAACATCACATTGAGTGCTGGTGAAATCAAGTTCCGCGCCAACGACGATTGGGCCATCAGTTGGGGTGGAGAGTTAGATAACCTCACAACAAAGAATGGTGGAAACATCACTGTAGAAGCAGGTACTTACGACATCAAGCTTTATGCTTGGGCTGAAGGCTTTGCTAAATGTGTGATGACAAAGAAGTAA
- a CDS encoding transcriptional regulator → MRTGDKVLISPDLTHAKDWTQGEVIEVENNPFVGIVISAKTADGNIFFGYKDLFEPVKEAVCTH, encoded by the coding sequence ATGAGAACAGGCGACAAAGTATTAATATCTCCAGACTTGACACATGCCAAAGACTGGACACAGGGCGAAGTGATTGAAGTTGAGAACAATCCTTTCGTAGGAATTGTCATCTCCGCAAAAACCGCAGATGGAAACATATTCTTTGGATATAAGGACTTATTTGAACCAGTAAAGGAGGCAGTATGTACGCACTAG
- a CDS encoding virulence associated protein D produces MYALAFDMVISDLQKYYGEPYNKAYYEIKELLKKNGFEWVQGSTYMTMNDDLTALVKTVMELSKIEWFKKSVRDLRGFKVESWSNFTDLVKNS; encoded by the coding sequence ATGTACGCACTAGCATTTGATATGGTAATTTCTGATTTACAGAAATACTATGGCGAACCTTACAACAAAGCTTACTACGAAATAAAAGAGCTTCTAAAAAAGAATGGTTTCGAGTGGGTGCAAGGCAGTACATACATGACGATGAATGATGATTTGACTGCACTTGTAAAAACAGTTATGGAGCTTTCTAAAATAGAGTGGTTTAAGAAATCAGTCAGAGATCTAAGAGGATTCAAAGTTGAAAGTTGGTCGAACTTTACTGATTTGGTTAAAAACTCATAG
- a CDS encoding Rpn family recombination-promoting nuclease/putative transposase: MARFIDPRVDWAFKRIFGSEDTKECLITFLNGLFEDELVIKDVTFAKTEKLGLRPDDRGVVFDVYCVTNEGKHVIVEMQKKEQEYFADRALYYTARAIVQQGIRGIWDYHLAPVYTVCFMDFVSQSPILKEFRTDLVLTDLQTRQRVSDRMRIVYLQLPLFDKHTEAECMDIFDCWIYIVKNMNMFEQMPFSEKYPVFRKLAEIGDLRKLSREELELYDEDIKNMRDIYATRKFDEKKGMEIGMAKGMAKGMEKGMAKGMEKGMAKGMEKEKIATARRLLSMGLSDEQVSTATELPLEEIQKMKE, encoded by the coding sequence ATGGCAAGATTTATAGACCCACGTGTTGACTGGGCTTTCAAGCGAATCTTTGGAAGCGAAGACACTAAAGAATGCCTGATAACATTCCTCAACGGACTGTTTGAAGACGAGTTGGTAATCAAGGACGTGACGTTTGCCAAGACCGAAAAACTTGGCTTGCGCCCCGATGACCGCGGTGTGGTCTTCGATGTCTATTGCGTCACAAACGAGGGCAAGCATGTCATCGTCGAGATGCAGAAGAAAGAACAGGAATACTTTGCCGACAGGGCACTGTATTACACGGCACGTGCCATTGTGCAGCAGGGCATTCGTGGAATCTGGGACTACCACTTGGCTCCAGTCTATACGGTATGTTTCATGGACTTTGTATCGCAAAGTCCGATATTAAAGGAGTTTCGCACCGATTTGGTGCTTACCGATTTGCAGACACGCCAGCGAGTGTCCGACAGAATGCGTATTGTGTACCTCCAACTGCCATTGTTCGACAAGCACACGGAGGCAGAGTGTATGGATATATTTGATTGTTGGATTTATATAGTGAAGAATATGAACATGTTTGAACAGATGCCATTCAGCGAGAAGTATCCAGTCTTCCGCAAACTGGCAGAAATAGGCGACCTCCGCAAGCTCTCCCGAGAGGAACTAGAGCTGTATGACGAGGACATCAAGAATATGCGTGATATATATGCCACCAGAAAGTTTGATGAAAAGAAAGGGATGGAAATAGGTATGGCGAAAGGAATGGCGAAAGGTATGGAAAAAGGTATGGCGAAAGGTATGGAAAAAGGTATGGCGAAAGGTATGGAAAAAGAAAAGATAGCCACAGCTCGCCGCCTTCTGTCAATGGGCCTTTCTGATGAGCAAGTATCAACAGCCACAGAGCTTCCACTGGAGGAAATCCAGAAAATGAAGGAATAA
- a CDS encoding SusF/SusE family outer membrane protein, translating to MKKIFKFMLLPALVLPLLFTSCDDDRDSNPTLDLSHVADGFVLNTPAVAENNTYDLISAKSLRLTCSQPNYGGVPYSMRYYVQVSIDPAFVSDGTATHTELATFYRTADMQVNANEINNAIVALFQAANPDTSVPEEMPVYIRLRAVIGDATDTSLGETFSNTITLRSVKATYEAPDAKFTDNLYLIGSSIQTPWKSWKPIPKVFGLEGNYYGIIYLPAGGEFKWGTENNDDRGYNRIKEINDEANAGISEGEEHRIKVANAGWYTLLFKGKITEDKKNIDWTLSVYPTKVYILGGSVEMSGTWAFDDTYALTAPADKNGKWVSPAFTASAELRAAVKVGNLDWYRTEFTLHKGNVFWRRYDIVNSWAETEGADYSVTTQVGQKLYIDFDNYTAEVK from the coding sequence ATGAAAAAGATATTCAAATTCATGCTGTTGCCAGCATTGGTACTCCCTTTGCTCTTTACATCATGCGATGATGACAGAGACAGCAACCCTACATTGGACTTGAGTCATGTTGCAGATGGATTTGTATTGAACACTCCTGCCGTAGCAGAAAACAATACTTACGATCTCATCAGTGCAAAAAGTTTAAGATTGACATGTTCGCAGCCAAACTATGGTGGAGTACCTTACTCTATGAGATATTACGTACAGGTATCTATCGATCCTGCATTCGTCAGCGATGGTACTGCTACTCACACAGAGTTAGCGACATTCTATAGAACTGCCGATATGCAAGTTAATGCAAATGAAATAAACAACGCTATAGTAGCTCTCTTTCAGGCTGCAAATCCAGATACAAGTGTTCCTGAAGAAATGCCTGTTTACATTCGCTTGCGCGCTGTGATTGGAGACGCTACTGATACAAGTTTGGGCGAGACATTCTCAAATACCATCACCTTGCGTTCTGTGAAGGCTACTTATGAGGCTCCTGATGCTAAGTTCACTGACAACCTCTACTTGATAGGTAGTTCTATCCAGACTCCATGGAAGAGTTGGAAACCAATTCCTAAGGTCTTTGGTTTGGAAGGTAACTACTATGGTATAATCTACTTGCCAGCTGGTGGTGAGTTCAAGTGGGGTACCGAGAACAATGACGACCGCGGTTACAACCGTATCAAGGAAATCAACGATGAGGCCAACGCCGGTATCTCAGAAGGTGAAGAGCATAGAATCAAGGTAGCCAACGCAGGTTGGTACACTCTCTTGTTCAAAGGTAAGATTACAGAAGACAAGAAGAATATTGACTGGACACTATCTGTTTACCCAACAAAGGTTTACATCTTAGGTGGTAGTGTTGAGATGTCTGGTACTTGGGCATTTGATGACACTTATGCTCTGACAGCTCCAGCAGATAAGAATGGCAAATGGGTTTCTCCTGCATTCACTGCCAGCGCAGAGCTTCGCGCAGCTGTCAAGGTAGGCAACTTAGACTGGTATCGTACAGAGTTCACTCTTCACAAGGGCAACGTCTTCTGGCGTAGATATGATATCGTAAACAGCTGGGCTGAGACTGAGGGCGCAGATTACTCTGTAACTACCCAAGTTGGACAGAAGTTGTATATCGACTTTGATAATTACACAGCAGAAGTTAAATAA
- a CDS encoding transcriptional regulator, translating to MRTGDKVLISPDLTHAKDWTQGEVIEVENNPFVGIVISAKTADGNIFFGYKDLFEPAKDDE from the coding sequence ATGAGAACTGGCGACAAAGTATTAATATCTCCAGACTTGACACATGCCAAAGACTGGACACAGGGCGAAGTGATTGAAGTTGAGAACAATCCTTTCGTAGGAATTGTCATTTCCGCAAAAACCGCAGATGGAAACATCTTCTTTGGATATAAGGACTTATTTGAACCTGCAAAGGACGATGAATGA
- a CDS encoding PD-(D/E)XK nuclease family transposase, producing the protein MFDKHTEAECMDIFDCWIYIVKNMNMFEQMPFSEQYPVFRKLAEIGDLCKLSREELELYDEDIKNMRDIYATRKFDEKRGMEKGMAKEKLATARRLLSMSLSDEQVSTATELPLEEIQKLKE; encoded by the coding sequence TTGTTCGACAAGCACACGGAGGCAGAGTGTATGGATATATTTGATTGTTGGATTTATATAGTGAAGAATATGAACATGTTTGAACAGATGCCATTCAGCGAGCAGTATCCAGTCTTCCGCAAGTTGGCAGAGATAGGCGACCTCTGCAAGCTCTCCCGAGAGGAACTAGAGCTGTATGACGAGGACATCAAGAATATGCGTGATATATATGCCACCAGAAAGTTTGATGAGAAGAGAGGTATGGAAAAAGGAATGGCGAAAGAAAAGCTAGCCACAGCTCGCCGCCTTCTGTCAATGAGCCTTTCTGATGAGCAAGTATCAACAGCCACCGAACTTCCACTGGAGGAAATCCAGAAATTGAAGGAATAA